TGGTATAAGGGAGAGGTTGAACTTTATTCTGATAAGATAGCAGATTCTCATAAGATATATGAGTTGTGTAGGGAGTTAGGGATTAGGTTAATAGTTCCTCCTATTTCCGGAGCTAAATTCAGGTTTAAGAATAGGAATGTTAGAGGTGAGATTAATTATCTTAGGGATAGGTATATTTACGAGAAAAACAGGTACGGGTATGATTATTGGAGAGATAAGTATAAGTATGGGAAGAGATGGTTGGTAGAAACATATTTCTCCAGACTTAAGATGATATTAGGTGAGAAGGTAAGGGGTAGGAATTTTGAGAATGTGGTCAGGTATGTGCTTGGTATGTTGATTCTCCTCTCTAATTTTATTTTTTTGTTATGTATTATACCTCACATAACAAAAGATAAAATCACAAATAAAACCCAGATTAACATACTTAACCAAATCAAAATCCAGTTTTTAAGAAGAATTTGGAGATTTATTCACAATCGCACCTGATTTCAAAATGAAAGAAATTTTATTAAAGGTTTCTCTCATCACTAACGATTTGCGATTGTAAAACCCCTAAAAGATTTAACTTAAATAAGATTACCACTCGTCTTCCCCTTCTTCTTTTCCACGCATGTCTCCTTTCCAACTCTTTTCTATATCCTTCCTGAAGAACAGTTTGCCGAACATATAACCAATTAGGAAACATACTGCCGAAACAACAAGTACACCAAAGATTATGAGCAGAGGCACGTAAGAATATAATACTTTAAATAA
The sequence above is a segment of the Candidatus Micrarchaeota archaeon genome. Coding sequences within it:
- a CDS encoding IS5 family transposase, which produces NRGKRGRPYKFSYELILSIYLLYVFLDKSLSKVLDFIGDLIPILPHRTTIIKRLDKLDLYFKDMLEENKRKVKSKRKLTLIYDSTGLSHRIGGYYRISKYGSKVRRWFKLHVIIDMESQTLLSYSITTDDISDVKMLEQMLIDLRGWYKGEVELYSDKIADSHKIYELCRELGIRLIVPPISGAKFRFKNRNVRGEINYLRDRYIYEKNRYGYDYWRDKYKYGKRWLVETYFSRLKMILGEKVRGRNFENVVRYVLGMLILLSNFIFLLCIIPHITKDKITNKTQINILNQIKIQFLRRIWRFIHNRT